Proteins from a single region of Ziziphus jujuba cultivar Dongzao chromosome 1, ASM3175591v1:
- the LOC107430404 gene encoding uncharacterized protein LOC107430404, with translation MPRRLFACFGKSSGGSPTATSVPASSVNTTADLSSEEQRRGGAVLVELFSSQGCATSPEAELLLSRLGRGDFNGSDLPPVVVLAHHVDYWDYMGWKDPFGSSQSTVRQKAYVEALRLDTMFTPQVVVQGMAQCIGNDENALLHTIRDAPRFPAPTMQATFKRPTSDSLEVSLTGALRTKVDSHGANVMVALYENGLVTDCPKGENRGRVLSNDFVVRKLEKLCAVKDISAKKTVSGTVNFPLWDTFNPTKCSVAVFVQSSSHQIFGSQNFQLPDNI, from the exons atgcCGCGCCGTCTCTTTGCCTGCTTCGGAAAATCATCAGGTGGCAGCCCGACAGCCACTTCCGTCCCCGCTTCCTCCGTCAATACGACGGCAGACTTGTCGTCTGAGGAGCAGCGTCGAGGCGGTGCGGTTCTTGTGGAGCTGTTCTCGTCTCAGGGATGCGCCACGTCACCGGAAGCGGAGCTGCTGTTGTCGAGGCTTGGGAGAGGGGACTTCAACGGGTCGGATCTGCCTCCTGTGGTGGTGTTGGCGCATCACGTGGACTACTGGGATTATATGGGCTGGAAAGACCCGTTTGGGTCGAGCCAGTCCACCGTGAGACAAAAGGCCTACGTTGAGGCTTTGAGGCTGGATACCATGTTTACACCCCAGGTTGTGGTCCAGGGTATGGCCCAGTGTATTGGTAACGATGAGAATGCTCTGCTTCACACCATCAGGGATGCCCCTCGATTCCCTGCTCCTACGATGCAG GCAACTTTCAAAAGACCAACATCGGACTCGTTGGAAGTGTCATTAACGGGAGCGTTGAGGACGAAGGTGGACAGCCATGGTGCAAATGTGATGGTTGCTTTATATGAGAACGGCTTGGTGACCGACTGTCCCAAGGGAGAGAACAGAGGGCGTGTCTTATCCAATGACTTTGTTGTTCGGAAACTCGAAAAGCTCTGCGCTGTCAAAGATATTTCTGCCAAGAAGACTGTTTCGGGCACTGTAAATTTCCCTCTTTGGGACACCTTCAATCCCACCAAATGCAGTGTTGCTGTCTTTGTTCAAAGCTCTTCTCATCAGATTTTCGGTTCGCAGAACTTTCAGTTGCCGGATAACATATGA
- the LOC107430414 gene encoding vesicle-associated protein 4-1, which translates to MAIVDNQQQRRRHKSHSDMKLFRFCPFWHSGGQTSSLSSSTSSSTQNLHHGRSSNRQVEGSQQRSKTVSSVARSLLPPRRRLRLDPSNTLYFPYEPGKQVRSAVKLKNTSRSHVAFKFQTTAPKSCYMRPPGGILAPGESLIATVFRFVEQPENDEKHLDSKTKVKFKIVSLKVKAGTDYVPELFDEQKDQVAEERILRVVFLDAQRPGPALEKLKRQLAEAEEALEARKKPPVDTGPKVVGEGLVIDEWKERREKYLARQQVEAVDSL; encoded by the exons ATGGCCATCGTGGACAACCAGCAGCAGCGGCGGCGGCATAAGTCGCACTCGGATATGAAGCTTTTCAGGTTCTGTCCCTTTTGGCATTCGGGAGGCCAAACGTCGTCGTTGTCGTCGTCGACATCTTCTTCAACACAGAACCTCCACCATGGCCGAAGTAGTAATCGACAAGTTGAGGGGTCACAACAGAGGTCGAAAACGGTGTCGTCGGTGGCGAGATCGCTTCTTCCTCCTCGGCGTAGACTCCGGCTCGACCCTTCCAATACCCTCTACTTCCCCT ACGAACCAGGGAAACAGGTTCGGAGTGCAGTCAAGTTGAAGAACACTAGCAGGTCTCATGTAGCTTTCAAG TTTCAAACCACTGCACCAAAAAGCTGCTATATGCGTCCTCCTGGTGGTATCCTTGCTCCTGGAGAAAGCCTAATTGCTACTG TGTTCAGATTTGTTGAACAGCCTGAGAACGATGAAAAACATTTGGATTCGAAGACCAAGGTTAAGTTTAAGATAGTGAGTTTGAAGGTGAAAGCAGGAACCGACTATGTACCTGAGCTG TTTGATGAACAAAAGGATCAAGTTGCAGAGGAGCGAATTTTGCGGGTTGTATTTTTAGATGCCCAGCGTCCTGGTCCT GCTCTGGAAAAACTGAAGCGTCAGTTGGCCGAAGCTGAGGAGGCACTTGAAGCTCGTAAGAAACCTCCTGTCGACACAGGGCCCAAGGTTGTTGGGGAAGGTCTTGTAATAGATGAATGG AAAGAACGAAGGGAGAAATACTTGGCTCGGCAGCAGGTTGAAGCAGTAGATTCGCTGTAA